Proteins encoded together in one Lathyrus oleraceus cultivar Zhongwan6 chromosome 5, CAAS_Psat_ZW6_1.0, whole genome shotgun sequence window:
- the LOC127085585 gene encoding F-box protein SKIP23 gives MADWSQLPKDLLQLISEKLNSELYSTRFRSVCSSWRSSSIPSYHHHHLSLKLPQFSDDNNFSTRHLSKHSIFLIKPPQHQQTLHRPWLIRVGPDLNGKIQLWHPFSLFPRVPFNFPHHVFDFNQISVHDLGHMFFLCHKAFVATYQGNQPVVVVAFDSLGGMSVFRCGDDKWTKIVGMATCFYGDICLFRGRPCEAIYSGKTEMIEQDLSVHLMAEHVDTENIGNKFLFESECELLLVDCYGGDDVLIDVFRLDEKEKKWVNLTNIGDRVLFLGNGCSFSASAKDLCVANGNCIIYTDDAFHDLNDTECGLSVFHLDQGRVSPLSDYPEYFKLLGPPPEWITELHS, from the coding sequence ATGGCAGATTGGTCTCAGCTTCCGAAGGATCTTCTACAACTGATCTCAGAAAAACTCAACAGTGAACTATATTCCACTCGATTTCGATCTGTTTGTTCATCCTGGCGCTCTTCTTCAATCCCTAGCTACCATCACCACCATTTATCTTTGAAGCTTCCACAGTTCTCCGACGACAATAACTTCTCCACACGCCACCTCTCCAAACACAGCATCTTTCTCATCAAACCACCGCAACACCAACAAACTCTCCACCGTCCCTGGTTGATCAGAGTCGGTCCAGATTTAAACGGCAAAATCCAACTCTGGCATCCTTTCTCACTTTTTCCGCGTGTACCTTTCAATTTCCCTCATCATGTCTTCGATTTCAACCAAATCTCGGTACACGATCTCGGTCACATGTTCTTTCTTTGTCATAAGGCTTTTGTTGCCACGTACCAAGGGAATCAGCCTGTTGTTGTGGTCGCATTCGACTCCTTAGGGGGAATGTCAGTGTTTCGTTGTGGGGACGATAAATGGACGAAGATCGTCGGCATGGCAACGTGCTTCTACGGGGACATATGTCTTTTTAGAGGGAGGCCTTGTGAGGCAATCTATTCAGGTAAAACTGAGATGATCGAACAGGACTTGAGCGTTCATTTGATGGCTGAACATGTGGATACAGAGAATATTGGTAACAAATTCTTGTTTGAGAGTGAGTGTGAGTTGTTGCTAGTTGATTGCTATGGTGGTGATGATGTATTGATTGATGTGTTCAGACTTGATGAGAAGGAGAAGAAGTGGGTGAATTTGACAAATATAGGGGATAGAGTTTTGTTCTTGGGGAATGGATGTTCATTTTCTGCTTCTGCTAAGGATTTGTGTGTGGCCAATGGGAATTGCATCATCTACACTGATGATGCCTTCCATGATCTTAATGACACTGAGTGTGGGCTGAGTGTTTTTCACTTGGATCAAGGTCGTGTTTCTCCTTTGTCTGATTATCCAGAATATTTCAAGTTGTTAGGGCCACCTCCGGAGTGGATCACAGAGTTGCATTCATAG